The following are encoded together in the Daucus carota subsp. sativus chromosome 5, DH1 v3.0, whole genome shotgun sequence genome:
- the LOC108220862 gene encoding cytochrome P450 734A1, which produces MMMDGFYHKSWCWFVMCIMVIYFVVKIMVIRLWWRPRKIEQHFSNQGIKGPSYHFFIGNAKEIGSLMFKASSMSFPPFSHNILPRVLSFYHHWKKIYGPTFLVWFGSTVRLTVADPDLIREIFCSKAELYEKIEAHPLMKQVEGEGLLSLNGHKWAHHRKIIAPTFHMENLKLLIPAALSSVTEMLENWLPELSKSGEDEVEIEVSKWYQTLTEKIVTRTAFGPSYEDGSTIFELQAQQMALASQAFQKVFIPGYRFLPTETNLKSRKLEKGIKKSLLRVIDARRANWDKEMLENGPKDLLGLMIQASIKEEKESLITVHDIAEECKSFFFAGEQTTSNLLTWTTILLAMHPQWQVMARDEVLQVCGSHDAPTKDNVSKLKMLGMILNETLRLYPPVVATIRRPKVDVELGGCKVPRGTELLIPILAVHHDQAIWGNDANEFNPGRFSDGVARAAKHPVAFMPFSIGVRTCIGQNLAILQAKLTLATILQRFTFRLSPQYQHAPTVLMLLYPQYGAPIIFQRLSHSRITRN; this is translated from the exons ATGATGATGGATGGGTTTTACCACAAGAGCTGGTGCTGGTTTGTTATGTGTATTATGGTGATATATTTTGTGGTAAAGATTATGGTTATAAGGCTATGGTGGAGACCGAGAAAGATAGAACAACATTTCAGTAACCAAGGAATCAAAGGCCCCTCGTATCATTTCTTCATTGGCAATGCTAAAGAAATTGGTAGCCTTATGTTCAAGGCCTCTTCCATGTCTTTTCCTCCTTTCTCCCACAATATACTCCCCAGAGTTCTCTCTTTCTACCACCATTGGAAGAAAATCTATG GACCAACATTTCTGGTGTGGTTCGGTTCGACAGTTCGGCTGACAGTAGCTGATCCAGATCTTATTAGGGAAATTTTCTGCTCAAAGGCTGAACTCTACGAAAAAATAGAGGCGCACCCACTTATGAAACAGGTTGAAGGTGAAGGCCTGCTGAGCCTTAATGGCCATAAATGGGCTCACCACCGGAAAATCATTGCCCCCACCTTCCATATGGAAAATCTCAAG TTATTGATACCGGCAGCATTAAGCAGTGTGACGGAAATGTTGGAGAACTGGTTACCAGAATTGTCTAAGTCTGGAGAGGACGAAGTGGAAATAGAAGTATCAAAGTGGTACCAAACCTTAACAGAAAAGATAGTCACCAGAACTGCCTTTGGCCCGAGTTATGAAGATGGCAGCACCATTTTCGAACTTCAAGCTCAACAAATGGCGTTAGCATCCCAGGCATTTCAGAAAGTTTTCATTCCTGGCTACAG ATTTCTACCCACGGAGACGAATCTTAAGTCTAGGAAATTAGAGAAAGGAATCAAAAAGTCTCTACTGAGAGTTATCGATGCCAGGAGAGCAAATTGGGATAAAGAAATGCTGGAAAATGGCCCAAAAGATTTGCTAGGCCTGATGATTCAGGCCAGCATCAAAGAGGAGAAGGAATCCTTGATAACAGTCCATGACATTGCGGAGGAGTGCAAGAGCTTTTTCTTTGCCGGCGAGCAAACTACCTCCAACTTGCTGACGTGGACTACCATTTTGCTGGCAATGCATCCACAGTGGCAGGTAATGGCACGTGACGAGGTCCTCCAGGTGTGCGGTTCACATGACGCACCCACCAAAGATAACGTTTCCAAGCTTAAGATG CTGGGAATGATTCTAAACGAGACTTTACGACTTTACCCTCCAGTGGTGGCAACCATCCGAAGGCCAAAAGTAGATGTGGAACTGGGGGGCTGTAAGGTTCCACGCGGGACTGAGCTATTAATACCAATCTTAGCAGTTCATCATGACCAGGCAATATGGGGAAATGACGCAAATGAGTTCAACCCCGGTCGATTCTCGGACGGGGTAGCCCGAGCTGCTAAACACCCTGTTGCATTTATGCCATTTAGCATTGGGGTCCGGACATGTATTGGTCAAAATCTAGCAATCCTACAAGCTAAATTAACCCTTGCAACAATCCTACAAAGATTCACATTTAGATTATCCCCACAATATCAACATGCACCAACGGTGTTAATGCTGCTTTATCCTCAATATGGGGCACCAATCATCTTTCAACGCCTGTCACATTCTCGGATTACCCGTAATTAA
- the LOC135152847 gene encoding protein MAIN-LIKE 1-like gives MDPAAYHPGPVNGTLLTLQDTHRSTFVWNSSKDLHDLRVRTNFGEYWNVVDQTRPPQAIMDDINDAGFEWVFKLGQVKHDRGLITAFIERWRPETHTFHLPFGEATITLEDVHHILGLRTTGRPFILHGFTTTARQRKDMIRDLLGLTPEQGDVRKNCLRIGWLIGNFGNCARLDEAAEDFDAQTIFHIRAHLLCVIGSLFPDSSGNYEDVRFHP, from the exons ATGGATCCTGCAGCTTATCATCCCGGGCCGGTCAACGGCACTTTGTTGACATTGCAGGACACGCATAGGTCCACTTTTGTGTGGAACAGTAGTAAG GACCTTCATGATCTTAGAGTCAGGACGAACTTCGGTGAGTACTGGAATGTAGTTGATCAAACCAGGCCGCCTCAGGCGATAATGGATGATATTAATGATGCGGGCTTTGAGTGGGTGTTCAAGTTGGGTCAGGTCAAACATGACAGGGGCTTGATCACTGCTTTTATCGAGAGGTGGCGTCCAGAGACGCACACTTTTCATCTACCTTTCGGGGAGGCCACCATTACACTGGAGGATGTCCATCACATTCTCGGGTTACGAACCACTGGCCGGCCATTTATTCTACATGGCTTCACCACCACAGCTCGCCAGAGGAAGGACATGATACGCGATCTTCTTGGACTGACTCCCGAGCAGGGTGATGTGAGGAAGAACTGCTTGAGGATCGGTTGGTTGATTGGTAACTTTGGCAATTGTGCCCGGTTGGACGAGGCAGCGGAGGATTTTGATGCGCAGACTATCTTTCACATCAGGGCACACCTACTATGTGTTATTGGATCGTTGTTTCCTGATAGCAGCGGGAACTAT GAAGATGTGCGATTCCACCCATAA
- the LOC108220541 gene encoding exosome complex component RRP45A isoform X1, which yields MEQRLSNTWRMTINEKKFIKTSLLADLRVDGRRPFDYRRLIIKFGSEDGSSEVQLGQTHVMGVVTSQLVQPYRDRPNEGTLSIYTEFSPMADPSFEAGRPGESAVELGRIIDRGLRESMAVDTESLCVVTGKLVWSIRIDIHILDNGGNLVDAANIAALAALSTFRRPECTLGGEDGQELIVHPPEVREPVPLIIHHLPIAVTFGFIGEENIVVIDPTYFEEAVMGGSMTATLNTNGDVCAIQKAGGVGVLPSVIMQCLRLASVKAGDITNIIKNAVKSFNTERSLRKIKRHNSSVIDVSETAQKVDVKFSTNHVNRLKLSEDSRVAQGNGMEVDGQISQKEGTSKRDSSAKSFIGGPSSWDPHSKGIDPDALRASFASRVVLAPTEKLEDSKVDEPTDIEPNQPIVDDNSYISPKEATNTKSKTNEEKTLIDAIKPKHRRRRKASSQH from the exons ATGGAGCAAAGATTATCTAATACATGGCGTATGACAATCAATGAGAAGAAATTCATCAAAACCTCGTTGCTTGCTGACCTAAGAGTTGATGGTCGCCGCCCTTTTGACTATAGACGTCTCATTATCAAGTTTGGAAG tgAAGATGGCTCGTCGGAGGTGCAACTAGGCCAGACTCATGTTATGGGAGTTGTGACTTCCCAACTTGTTCAGCCGTATCGAGATAGGCCTAATGAAGGGACGCTTTCGATATATACTGAGTTTTCGCCGATGGCTGATCCTTCGTTTGAGGCTGGGAGGCCTGGAGAGTCTGCTGTGGAGTTGGGGCGTATTATAGACCGGGGTTTAAG GGAAAGCATGGCGGTAGACACAGAGTCACTTTGTGTTGTTACCGGGAAGTTAGTGTGGTCCATTCGCATAGACATTCACATTCTAGACAATGGGGG AAATCTTGTTGATGCTGCCAACATTGCCGCACTAGCTGCTTTGTCAACATTCCGGAGGCCTGAATGTACTCTAGGAGGTGAAGATGGTCAGGAGTTGATAGTACATCCACCTGAG GTGAGGGAGCCAGTTCCATTGATAATACACCATCTTCCTATAGCAGTAACCTTTGGTTTTATTGGTGAAGAGAATATTGTG GTAATTGATCCAACTTACTTTGAAGAGGCTGTTATGGGCGGTAGTATGACCGCTACACTTAATACAAATGGGGATGTATGTGCTATTCAGAAAGCGGGAGGAGTGGGTGTCTTACCGAGTGTCATCATGCAGTGCTTGCGTTTAGCCTCTGTGAAGGCAGGCgacataacaaatattataaagaatGCT GTTAAATCTTTCAATACCGAAAGATCACTAAGGAAGATCAAACGTCATAACTCATCAGTTATTGATGTGAGTGAAACAGCTCAGAAAGTAGACGTAAAATTTTCTACTAATCATGTGAATAGACTAAAGTTGTCAGAGGACAGCAGGGTTGCTCAAGGCAATGGTATGGAAGTTGATGGTCAAATATCACAAAAAGAAGGAACTAGTAAGAGAGATAGTAGTGCTAAGAGCTTCATTGGTGGACCTTCTAGCTG GGACCCACATTCGAAGGGCATTGATCCTGATGCATTAAGAGCTTCTTTTGCTTCACGAG TAGTCCTAGCACCTACTGAGAAGCTTGAAGACTCTAAAGTCGACGAGCCCACTGATATTGAACCGAACCAACCAATTGTTGATGACAATtcatatatatcaccaaaagaAGCAACCaatacaaaatcaaaaacaaatgaAGAGAAGACTTTGATAGATGCTATAAAGCCCAAGCACAGGAGGAGGAGGAAGGCATCTTCCCAACATTAA
- the LOC108220541 gene encoding exosome complex component RRP45A isoform X2 yields the protein MVAALLTIDVSLSSLEDGSSEVQLGQTHVMGVVTSQLVQPYRDRPNEGTLSIYTEFSPMADPSFEAGRPGESAVELGRIIDRGLRESMAVDTESLCVVTGKLVWSIRIDIHILDNGGNLVDAANIAALAALSTFRRPECTLGGEDGQELIVHPPEVREPVPLIIHHLPIAVTFGFIGEENIVVIDPTYFEEAVMGGSMTATLNTNGDVCAIQKAGGVGVLPSVIMQCLRLASVKAGDITNIIKNAVKSFNTERSLRKIKRHNSSVIDVSETAQKVDVKFSTNHVNRLKLSEDSRVAQGNGMEVDGQISQKEGTSKRDSSAKSFIGGPSSWDPHSKGIDPDALRASFASRVVLAPTEKLEDSKVDEPTDIEPNQPIVDDNSYISPKEATNTKSKTNEEKTLIDAIKPKHRRRRKASSQH from the exons ATGGTCGCCGCCCTTTTGACTATAGACGTCTCATTATCAAGTTTGGAAG ATGGCTCGTCGGAGGTGCAACTAGGCCAGACTCATGTTATGGGAGTTGTGACTTCCCAACTTGTTCAGCCGTATCGAGATAGGCCTAATGAAGGGACGCTTTCGATATATACTGAGTTTTCGCCGATGGCTGATCCTTCGTTTGAGGCTGGGAGGCCTGGAGAGTCTGCTGTGGAGTTGGGGCGTATTATAGACCGGGGTTTAAG GGAAAGCATGGCGGTAGACACAGAGTCACTTTGTGTTGTTACCGGGAAGTTAGTGTGGTCCATTCGCATAGACATTCACATTCTAGACAATGGGGG AAATCTTGTTGATGCTGCCAACATTGCCGCACTAGCTGCTTTGTCAACATTCCGGAGGCCTGAATGTACTCTAGGAGGTGAAGATGGTCAGGAGTTGATAGTACATCCACCTGAG GTGAGGGAGCCAGTTCCATTGATAATACACCATCTTCCTATAGCAGTAACCTTTGGTTTTATTGGTGAAGAGAATATTGTG GTAATTGATCCAACTTACTTTGAAGAGGCTGTTATGGGCGGTAGTATGACCGCTACACTTAATACAAATGGGGATGTATGTGCTATTCAGAAAGCGGGAGGAGTGGGTGTCTTACCGAGTGTCATCATGCAGTGCTTGCGTTTAGCCTCTGTGAAGGCAGGCgacataacaaatattataaagaatGCT GTTAAATCTTTCAATACCGAAAGATCACTAAGGAAGATCAAACGTCATAACTCATCAGTTATTGATGTGAGTGAAACAGCTCAGAAAGTAGACGTAAAATTTTCTACTAATCATGTGAATAGACTAAAGTTGTCAGAGGACAGCAGGGTTGCTCAAGGCAATGGTATGGAAGTTGATGGTCAAATATCACAAAAAGAAGGAACTAGTAAGAGAGATAGTAGTGCTAAGAGCTTCATTGGTGGACCTTCTAGCTG GGACCCACATTCGAAGGGCATTGATCCTGATGCATTAAGAGCTTCTTTTGCTTCACGAG TAGTCCTAGCACCTACTGAGAAGCTTGAAGACTCTAAAGTCGACGAGCCCACTGATATTGAACCGAACCAACCAATTGTTGATGACAATtcatatatatcaccaaaagaAGCAACCaatacaaaatcaaaaacaaatgaAGAGAAGACTTTGATAGATGCTATAAAGCCCAAGCACAGGAGGAGGAGGAAGGCATCTTCCCAACATTAA